From Ptychodera flava strain L36383 chromosome 2, AS_Pfla_20210202, whole genome shotgun sequence, the proteins below share one genomic window:
- the LOC139122881 gene encoding zinc finger protein 493-like isoform X2, with amino-acid sequence MTSLEIMNNNSTTVRDREQHQQTSNNNTVSSDDRYTCDILFSPKECSAICKAARQFDQLRDLGKSFESLSSTLCQKNQDNTSSMSGASMIIQSLVQNGHVTLEYGSLNTENNREDFSAQHDHVDNQCTEDKDSFSLSESHLNNDENNSQNALVQVCSNKSQECERGDWKTRLVKDCPLQIKESYFCSESGTTSVWKCGLNRHIERNNRPHECTDCGETFNEKDSLRKHRLIHSGLRQYECKECGKTFTQKAQLSTHYLVHSNLRPYKCKVCGKTFNYRNSLRVHGFVHSGFRPYECKECGKKFTCNRNLTKHKLIHSGVKPHECEVCCKTFSSKSSLSTHRLIHSGLRPYNCKDCGKTFTQKSNLRTHQVTHSGVRVRKYKCEKCDKTFLAKSSLTKHKLIHTGFKPYECKECGKTFANKSDLTKHSMVHTGLRPYECKECGKTFTQKVHLKTHKLAHSNIRPYECEVCGDTFKARGALAVHSLIHSGLRPYECKECGKTFTRKGDLRPHRLIHSGVKPHECEVCGKTFSRNEHLNMHRLIHSGLRPYECKECGKRFTQKSNLRKHQITHSGVRVSTYECKECGKAFSAKSSLTKHRLIHSGVKPFQCKECGKTFRQKAGLMTHSVVHSNLRPYGCEVCGKAFKDRSTLRKHRMTHSGFRPYECKECDKTFKRSDDLTKHILTHSGLRPHECKECGKTFTQKSSLNVHMLVHSNLRPHECEECGKTFKDRGALTKHRKIHLGLSRSYECNECGKTFTKQSNLTAHNVVHSNLRPYECEVCDKTFKDRSRLMKHRIIHSNLRPYECEVCDKAFKDKRNLKKHKLTHSGIRPYECKECGKTFTEEGNLTKHRLIH; translated from the coding sequence GAGCATCAATGATCATACAGAGTCTTGTCCAAAATGGTCATGTCACCTTGGAGTATGGCAGCCTTAACACAGAAAACAATAGAGAAGACTTTTCTGCACAGCATGATCACGTTGACAACCAATGTACAGAAGACAAAGATTCCTTCAGTTTGTCTGAGAGTCATctgaataatgatgaaaataactcACAGAATGCACTGGTACAGGTATGCAGTAATAAGAGCCAGGAGTGTGAAAGAGGTGATTGGAAAACAAGGCTTGTAAAGGATTGCCCATTGCAGATAAAAGAGTCTTATTTCTGTTCAGAAAGTGGGACGACATCAGTTTGGAAATGTGGACTAAATCGCCATATTGAAAGAAATAACAGACCTCATGAATGCACGGATTGTGGTGAAACATTCAATGAAAAGGACAGTCTTAGGAAGCACAGACTGATCCATTCAGGCCTCAGACagtatgaatgtaaagagtgtggtaaaacattcacacaaaagGCTCAGCTTAGTACACACTATTTGGTCCATTCAAACCTCAGACCATATAAATGTAAAgtatgtggtaaaacattcaattaTAGAAACTCTCTCAGGGTGCATGGTTTTGTCCATTCAGGATTCAGgccatatgaatgcaaagagtgtggtaaaaaatttacatgtaatcgCAATCTTACAAAGCACAAACTGATCCATTCAGGAGTCAAACCTCATGAATGTGAAGTGTGCTGTAAGACATTCTCAAGTAAGAGCTCTCTTAGCACGCACAGACTGATCCATTCAGGCCTCAGACCCTATAATTGCAAAGactgtggtaaaacattcacacaaaagAGCAATCTTAGGACACATCAAGTCACGCACTCTGGTGTACGTGTCAGAAAGTATAAATGTGAGAAGTGTGATAAAACATTCTTAGCAAAGAGCAGTCTTACGAAGCACAAACTGATCCATACTGGTTTCAaaccatatgaatgcaaagagtgtggtaagacATTCGCAAACAAGTCCGATCTTACGAAGCACAGTATGGTTCACACAGGcctcagaccatatgaatgcaaagagtgtggtaaaacgtTTACACAAAAGGTCCATCTTAAAACACACAAATTAGCCCATTCAAACATAAGACCATATGAATGTGAAGTTTGTGGTGATACATTCAAAGCTAGGGGAGCTCTTGCGGTGCACAGTTTGATCCATTCAGGcctcagaccatatgaatgcaaagagtgtggtaaaacatttacacGTAAGGGCGATCTTAGGCCGCACAGACTGATCCATTCAGGAGTCAAACCTCATGAATGTGAAGTGTGCGGTAAGACATTCTCACGTAATGAACATCTTAACATGCACAGACTAATCCATTCAGGcctcagaccatatgaatgcaaagagtgtggtaaaagaTTCACACAAAAGAGCAATCTTAGGAAACACCAAATCACACACTCTGGTGTACGTGTCAGcacatatgaatgcaaggaGTGTGGTAAAGCATTCTCAGCAAAGAGCAGTCTTACGAAGCACAGACTGATCCATTCGGGTGTCAAACCATTtcaatgcaaagagtgtggtaagacTTTCAGACAAAAGGCTGGTCTTATGACGCACAGTGTGGTCCATTCAAACCTCAGACCCTATGGATGTGAAGTATGTGGTAAAGCATTCAAAGATAGAAGCACTCTTAGGAAGCACAGAATGACACATTCAGGCTTtagaccatatgaatgcaaagagtgtgataAAACATTTAAACGTAGCGATGATCTTACGAAGCACATACTGACTCATTCAGGCCTCAGACcgcatgaatgcaaagagtgtggtaaaacattcacacaaaagAGCAGTCTTAATGTGCACATGTTAGTTCATTCAAAcctcagaccacatgaatgtgaAGAATGcggtaaaacattcaaagatAGAGGCGCTCTTACGAAGCATAGAAAGATTCATTTAGGCCTCAGCAGATCGTATGAATGCAacgagtgtggtaaaacattcacaaaacAGAGCAATCTTACCGCGCATAATGTGGTCCATTCAAAcctcagaccatatgaatgtGAAGTATGTGATAAAACGTTCAAAGACAGAAGCAGACTTATGAAGCACAGAATAATCCATTCAAACCTTAGACCATATGAATGTGAAGTATGTGATAAAGCATTCAAAGATAAAAGGAATCTAAAGAAGCACAAATTAACCCATTCCGGCatcagaccatatgaatgcaaggagtgtggtaaaacattcacggAAGAAGGCAATCTTACAAAACACAGACTGATCCATTAA
- the LOC139122881 gene encoding zinc finger protein 493-like isoform X3, producing MTSLGIMNNNSTTVRDREQHTTTSNNTISSGRYTCDILFNPKECSAICKAARQFDQLCELGKSFESLSSTLCQKNRNNTSSMSGASMIIQSLVQNGHVTLEYGSLNTENNREDFSAQHDHVDNQCTEDKDSFSLSESHLNNDENNSQNALVQVCSNKSQECERGDWKTRLVKDCPLQIKESYFCSESGTTSVWKCGLNRHIERNNRPHECTDCGETFNEKDSLRKHRLIHSGLRQYECKECGKTFTQKAQLSTHYLVHSNLRPYKCKVCGKTFNYRNSLRVHGFVHSGFRPYECKECGKKFTCNRNLTKHKLIHSGVKPHECEVCCKTFSSKSSLSTHRLIHSGLRPYNCKDCGKTFTQKSNLRTHQVTHSGVRVRKYKCEKCDKTFLAKSSLTKHKLIHTGFKPYECKECGKTFANKSDLTKHSMVHTGLRPYECKECGKTFTQKVHLKTHKLAHSNIRPYECEVCGDTFKARGALAVHSLIHSGLRPYECKECGKTFTRKGDLRPHRLIHSGVKPHECEVCGKTFSRNEHLNMHRLIHSGLRPYECKECGKRFTQKSNLRKHQITHSGVRVSTYECKECGKAFSAKSSLTKHRLIHSGVKPFQCKECGKTFRQKAGLMTHSVVHSNLRPYGCEVCGKAFKDRSTLRKHRMTHSGFRPYECKECDKTFKRSDDLTKHILTHSGLRPHECKECGKTFTQKSSLNVHMLVHSNLRPHECEECGKTFKDRGALTKHRKIHLGLSRSYECNECGKTFTKQSNLTAHNVVHSNLRPYECEVCDKTFKDRSRLMKHRIIHSNLRPYECEVCDKAFKDKRNLKKHKLTHSGIRPYECKECGKTFTEEGNLTKHRLIH from the exons ATGACATCGTTGGGAATAATGAACAACAACAGCACAACTGTTCGGGATCGAGAGCAACACACAACGACTAGTAACAACACCATCTCCAGTGGCAGATATACATGTGACATTCTCTTCAATCCTAAAG AATGTTCAGCAATTTGTAAAGCTGCAAGACAATTTGACCAACTATGTGAGTTAggaaaatcatttgaaagtCTTTCAAGCACCCTGTGTCAGAAAAATCGAAACAACACATCATCCATGTCAG GAGCATCAATGATCATACAGAGTCTTGTCCAAAATGGTCATGTCACCTTGGAGTATGGCAGCCTTAACACAGAAAACAATAGAGAAGACTTTTCTGCACAGCATGATCACGTTGACAACCAATGTACAGAAGACAAAGATTCCTTCAGTTTGTCTGAGAGTCATctgaataatgatgaaaataactcACAGAATGCACTGGTACAGGTATGCAGTAATAAGAGCCAGGAGTGTGAAAGAGGTGATTGGAAAACAAGGCTTGTAAAGGATTGCCCATTGCAGATAAAAGAGTCTTATTTCTGTTCAGAAAGTGGGACGACATCAGTTTGGAAATGTGGACTAAATCGCCATATTGAAAGAAATAACAGACCTCATGAATGCACGGATTGTGGTGAAACATTCAATGAAAAGGACAGTCTTAGGAAGCACAGACTGATCCATTCAGGCCTCAGACagtatgaatgtaaagagtgtggtaaaacattcacacaaaagGCTCAGCTTAGTACACACTATTTGGTCCATTCAAACCTCAGACCATATAAATGTAAAgtatgtggtaaaacattcaattaTAGAAACTCTCTCAGGGTGCATGGTTTTGTCCATTCAGGATTCAGgccatatgaatgcaaagagtgtggtaaaaaatttacatgtaatcgCAATCTTACAAAGCACAAACTGATCCATTCAGGAGTCAAACCTCATGAATGTGAAGTGTGCTGTAAGACATTCTCAAGTAAGAGCTCTCTTAGCACGCACAGACTGATCCATTCAGGCCTCAGACCCTATAATTGCAAAGactgtggtaaaacattcacacaaaagAGCAATCTTAGGACACATCAAGTCACGCACTCTGGTGTACGTGTCAGAAAGTATAAATGTGAGAAGTGTGATAAAACATTCTTAGCAAAGAGCAGTCTTACGAAGCACAAACTGATCCATACTGGTTTCAaaccatatgaatgcaaagagtgtggtaagacATTCGCAAACAAGTCCGATCTTACGAAGCACAGTATGGTTCACACAGGcctcagaccatatgaatgcaaagagtgtggtaaaacgtTTACACAAAAGGTCCATCTTAAAACACACAAATTAGCCCATTCAAACATAAGACCATATGAATGTGAAGTTTGTGGTGATACATTCAAAGCTAGGGGAGCTCTTGCGGTGCACAGTTTGATCCATTCAGGcctcagaccatatgaatgcaaagagtgtggtaaaacatttacacGTAAGGGCGATCTTAGGCCGCACAGACTGATCCATTCAGGAGTCAAACCTCATGAATGTGAAGTGTGCGGTAAGACATTCTCACGTAATGAACATCTTAACATGCACAGACTAATCCATTCAGGcctcagaccatatgaatgcaaagagtgtggtaaaagaTTCACACAAAAGAGCAATCTTAGGAAACACCAAATCACACACTCTGGTGTACGTGTCAGcacatatgaatgcaaggaGTGTGGTAAAGCATTCTCAGCAAAGAGCAGTCTTACGAAGCACAGACTGATCCATTCGGGTGTCAAACCATTtcaatgcaaagagtgtggtaagacTTTCAGACAAAAGGCTGGTCTTATGACGCACAGTGTGGTCCATTCAAACCTCAGACCCTATGGATGTGAAGTATGTGGTAAAGCATTCAAAGATAGAAGCACTCTTAGGAAGCACAGAATGACACATTCAGGCTTtagaccatatgaatgcaaagagtgtgataAAACATTTAAACGTAGCGATGATCTTACGAAGCACATACTGACTCATTCAGGCCTCAGACcgcatgaatgcaaagagtgtggtaaaacattcacacaaaagAGCAGTCTTAATGTGCACATGTTAGTTCATTCAAAcctcagaccacatgaatgtgaAGAATGcggtaaaacattcaaagatAGAGGCGCTCTTACGAAGCATAGAAAGATTCATTTAGGCCTCAGCAGATCGTATGAATGCAacgagtgtggtaaaacattcacaaaacAGAGCAATCTTACCGCGCATAATGTGGTCCATTCAAAcctcagaccatatgaatgtGAAGTATGTGATAAAACGTTCAAAGACAGAAGCAGACTTATGAAGCACAGAATAATCCATTCAAACCTTAGACCATATGAATGTGAAGTATGTGATAAAGCATTCAAAGATAAAAGGAATCTAAAGAAGCACAAATTAACCCATTCCGGCatcagaccatatgaatgcaaggagtgtggtaaaacattcacggAAGAAGGCAATCTTACAAAACACAGACTGATCCATTAA
- the LOC139122881 gene encoding zinc finger protein 493-like isoform X4: MNNNSTTVRDRDQQKTTSNNTVSSGRYTRDILFSPKECSAICKAARQFDQLCELGKSFESLSSTLCQKNRNNTSSMSGASMIIQSLVQNGHVTLEYGSLNTENNREDFSAQHDHVDNQCTEDKDSFSLSESHLNNDENNSQNALVQVCSNKSQECERGDWKTRLVKDCPLQIKESYFCSESGTTSVWKCGLNRHIERNNRPHECTDCGETFNEKDSLRKHRLIHSGLRQYECKECGKTFTQKAQLSTHYLVHSNLRPYKCKVCGKTFNYRNSLRVHGFVHSGFRPYECKECGKKFTCNRNLTKHKLIHSGVKPHECEVCCKTFSSKSSLSTHRLIHSGLRPYNCKDCGKTFTQKSNLRTHQVTHSGVRVRKYKCEKCDKTFLAKSSLTKHKLIHTGFKPYECKECGKTFANKSDLTKHSMVHTGLRPYECKECGKTFTQKVHLKTHKLAHSNIRPYECEVCGDTFKARGALAVHSLIHSGLRPYECKECGKTFTRKGDLRPHRLIHSGVKPHECEVCGKTFSRNEHLNMHRLIHSGLRPYECKECGKRFTQKSNLRKHQITHSGVRVSTYECKECGKAFSAKSSLTKHRLIHSGVKPFQCKECGKTFRQKAGLMTHSVVHSNLRPYGCEVCGKAFKDRSTLRKHRMTHSGFRPYECKECDKTFKRSDDLTKHILTHSGLRPHECKECGKTFTQKSSLNVHMLVHSNLRPHECEECGKTFKDRGALTKHRKIHLGLSRSYECNECGKTFTKQSNLTAHNVVHSNLRPYECEVCDKTFKDRSRLMKHRIIHSNLRPYECEVCDKAFKDKRNLKKHKLTHSGIRPYECKECGKTFTEEGNLTKHRLIH; encoded by the exons AATGTTCAGCAATTTGTAAAGCTGCAAGACAATTTGACCAACTATGTGAGTTAggaaaatcatttgaaagtCTTTCAAGCACCCTGTGTCAGAAAAATCGAAACAACACATCATCCATGTCAG GAGCATCAATGATCATACAGAGTCTTGTCCAAAATGGTCATGTCACCTTGGAGTATGGCAGCCTTAACACAGAAAACAATAGAGAAGACTTTTCTGCACAGCATGATCACGTTGACAACCAATGTACAGAAGACAAAGATTCCTTCAGTTTGTCTGAGAGTCATctgaataatgatgaaaataactcACAGAATGCACTGGTACAGGTATGCAGTAATAAGAGCCAGGAGTGTGAAAGAGGTGATTGGAAAACAAGGCTTGTAAAGGATTGCCCATTGCAGATAAAAGAGTCTTATTTCTGTTCAGAAAGTGGGACGACATCAGTTTGGAAATGTGGACTAAATCGCCATATTGAAAGAAATAACAGACCTCATGAATGCACGGATTGTGGTGAAACATTCAATGAAAAGGACAGTCTTAGGAAGCACAGACTGATCCATTCAGGCCTCAGACagtatgaatgtaaagagtgtggtaaaacattcacacaaaagGCTCAGCTTAGTACACACTATTTGGTCCATTCAAACCTCAGACCATATAAATGTAAAgtatgtggtaaaacattcaattaTAGAAACTCTCTCAGGGTGCATGGTTTTGTCCATTCAGGATTCAGgccatatgaatgcaaagagtgtggtaaaaaatttacatgtaatcgCAATCTTACAAAGCACAAACTGATCCATTCAGGAGTCAAACCTCATGAATGTGAAGTGTGCTGTAAGACATTCTCAAGTAAGAGCTCTCTTAGCACGCACAGACTGATCCATTCAGGCCTCAGACCCTATAATTGCAAAGactgtggtaaaacattcacacaaaagAGCAATCTTAGGACACATCAAGTCACGCACTCTGGTGTACGTGTCAGAAAGTATAAATGTGAGAAGTGTGATAAAACATTCTTAGCAAAGAGCAGTCTTACGAAGCACAAACTGATCCATACTGGTTTCAaaccatatgaatgcaaagagtgtggtaagacATTCGCAAACAAGTCCGATCTTACGAAGCACAGTATGGTTCACACAGGcctcagaccatatgaatgcaaagagtgtggtaaaacgtTTACACAAAAGGTCCATCTTAAAACACACAAATTAGCCCATTCAAACATAAGACCATATGAATGTGAAGTTTGTGGTGATACATTCAAAGCTAGGGGAGCTCTTGCGGTGCACAGTTTGATCCATTCAGGcctcagaccatatgaatgcaaagagtgtggtaaaacatttacacGTAAGGGCGATCTTAGGCCGCACAGACTGATCCATTCAGGAGTCAAACCTCATGAATGTGAAGTGTGCGGTAAGACATTCTCACGTAATGAACATCTTAACATGCACAGACTAATCCATTCAGGcctcagaccatatgaatgcaaagagtgtggtaaaagaTTCACACAAAAGAGCAATCTTAGGAAACACCAAATCACACACTCTGGTGTACGTGTCAGcacatatgaatgcaaggaGTGTGGTAAAGCATTCTCAGCAAAGAGCAGTCTTACGAAGCACAGACTGATCCATTCGGGTGTCAAACCATTtcaatgcaaagagtgtggtaagacTTTCAGACAAAAGGCTGGTCTTATGACGCACAGTGTGGTCCATTCAAACCTCAGACCCTATGGATGTGAAGTATGTGGTAAAGCATTCAAAGATAGAAGCACTCTTAGGAAGCACAGAATGACACATTCAGGCTTtagaccatatgaatgcaaagagtgtgataAAACATTTAAACGTAGCGATGATCTTACGAAGCACATACTGACTCATTCAGGCCTCAGACcgcatgaatgcaaagagtgtggtaaaacattcacacaaaagAGCAGTCTTAATGTGCACATGTTAGTTCATTCAAAcctcagaccacatgaatgtgaAGAATGcggtaaaacattcaaagatAGAGGCGCTCTTACGAAGCATAGAAAGATTCATTTAGGCCTCAGCAGATCGTATGAATGCAacgagtgtggtaaaacattcacaaaacAGAGCAATCTTACCGCGCATAATGTGGTCCATTCAAAcctcagaccatatgaatgtGAAGTATGTGATAAAACGTTCAAAGACAGAAGCAGACTTATGAAGCACAGAATAATCCATTCAAACCTTAGACCATATGAATGTGAAGTATGTGATAAAGCATTCAAAGATAAAAGGAATCTAAAGAAGCACAAATTAACCCATTCCGGCatcagaccatatgaatgcaaggagtgtggtaaaacattcacggAAGAAGGCAATCTTACAAAACACAGACTGATCCATTAA